The Thermoproteota archaeon genome includes a window with the following:
- a CDS encoding P-II family nitrogen regulator — protein sequence MKKIEAIVRSEVAKNVANELHRNNIDGVTLIQSLGKGSGERPWIGGEHGHRIEFNAVDVIITIVDDSKVDSTISLISKIAHTGERGDGVIFVSNIEDAYSITTKKKI from the coding sequence ATGAAAAAGATTGAAGCCATTGTTCGCAGCGAGGTTGCAAAAAATGTTGCTAACGAACTACACAGAAATAACATTGATGGAGTAACCTTGATTCAATCCTTGGGAAAGGGCTCTGGGGAGCGTCCTTGGATAGGAGGAGAGCATGGTCACAGAATTGAATTTAATGCTGTAGATGTAATTATTACCATAGTGGATGATTCCAAAGTCGACTCTACGATATCTCTTATCTCAAAAATAGCACACACCGGAGAAAGAGGCGATGGCGTAATTTTTGTATCTAACATAGAAGATGCCTACAGCATAACTACAAAAAAGAAGATTTAG
- a CDS encoding HAMP domain-containing protein produces the protein MDKKLILLVLLVSVTALFVTAFLSFNYAEQILIERIGEQLISESSIRGDAVADILDTRVKEIKVLSRDRLIQNLVQEINNDNVNYKQKIKQSEELFLGEIKEFQNIVGFSIGLEDVKIIGKNGIVYFSTTKLPTDDYSNEESFLNGRTQSFVDFEPTSNNDKKMIVSVPIYVAGTTSISEPIGVLVTKMRTTQIDEILLNRGGLGITGETYLVNDDYLMLSESRFIENAIFNQKVETLPVKDCFENGENTVGLYKDYRGIDIYGSSYCAKDLGFVLLAEIDSEEVIEPILILQDRIFLTGIVITVIMAGVAFVLSKSISKPLKKLQNAANEISEGNFGVRTNIKTNDEIGNLSVTFDAMAKKLQDSLLEIKDKESVIRQQEDILLQFSDYSENYCVCMVDIMNSTKITSKLSDEDTSEFYRIFLNSTATIVRNFGGIVVKNIGDALLFYFPKLPNDKKNVFKQTIECCLSLGKSSDKIKEDMKKADLPTFDYRISATFGPVRIAKMSTSSVNDIFGSTVNRCAKINRAAPANGLIVGDDFYENAKSLEEYSFKKVSGGLMDEEYGFIAYIVSKK, from the coding sequence ATAGATAAGAAGTTAATATTATTGGTACTGCTTGTCTCAGTAACTGCATTATTTGTTACGGCATTTCTGAGTTTTAATTATGCAGAACAAATTCTAATTGAGAGAATAGGGGAGCAATTAATTAGTGAATCTTCAATTCGCGGAGATGCTGTAGCTGATATCCTTGATACCAGAGTTAAAGAGATCAAGGTCTTATCAAGAGACAGGCTGATTCAGAATTTAGTTCAAGAGATCAATAACGATAATGTGAATTATAAGCAAAAAATTAAACAAAGTGAAGAATTATTCCTCGGAGAGATTAAAGAATTCCAAAACATTGTAGGATTTTCAATTGGTCTTGAAGATGTAAAAATTATTGGAAAGAATGGAATTGTATATTTTTCAACAACAAAATTACCAACAGATGATTATTCAAATGAGGAGTCATTCCTCAATGGAAGAACTCAGTCGTTTGTAGATTTTGAACCTACCTCAAATAATGATAAAAAAATGATTGTCTCTGTTCCAATCTATGTAGCAGGAACAACAAGCATTTCGGAACCCATAGGTGTCTTGGTAACAAAAATGCGTACTACACAAATTGACGAAATTTTACTAAACAGAGGTGGATTAGGCATTACTGGTGAAACATATCTAGTAAATGATGACTACTTGATGCTTTCAGAATCAAGATTTATCGAGAATGCGATATTCAATCAAAAAGTAGAGACATTGCCGGTAAAGGATTGCTTTGAAAATGGGGAAAACACTGTTGGACTCTACAAAGATTATCGTGGAATAGACATTTACGGTTCGTCTTATTGTGCAAAAGATCTAGGATTTGTATTACTAGCAGAAATTGACTCCGAAGAGGTAATAGAACCAATTTTAATTCTTCAAGATAGAATTTTCCTGACTGGTATAGTAATTACAGTGATAATGGCAGGTGTTGCTTTTGTCTTATCAAAAAGTATCTCAAAGCCACTAAAGAAATTACAAAATGCGGCTAATGAAATTTCAGAGGGTAACTTTGGAGTAAGGACCAACATTAAGACAAATGATGAGATTGGAAATCTTTCTGTTACATTTGATGCAATGGCAAAAAAACTACAAGATTCCCTCTTGGAAATTAAAGATAAAGAAAGCGTAATCAGACAACAAGAAGATATTCTTTTACAATTTTCAGATTACAGTGAAAATTATTGTGTATGTATGGTAGACATTATGAATTCTACAAAAATAACTTCAAAGTTATCAGATGAAGATACAAGTGAATTTTATAGGATATTTCTAAATTCAACTGCAACAATTGTTAGGAATTTTGGCGGCATCGTTGTAAAAAATATCGGAGATGCACTGTTATTTTATTTTCCAAAACTTCCAAATGATAAGAAAAACGTATTCAAACAGACAATAGAATGCTGCCTATCTTTGGGAAAGTCAAGTGATAAAATCAAAGAAGATATGAAAAAGGCAGATCTTCCTACATTTGACTACAGAATTAGTGCCACATTTGGTCCTGTACGGATTGCAAAGATGTCAACATCCTCAGTTAATGACATTTTTGGTTCAACTGTTAATCGTTGTGCCAAAATAAACAGAGCAGCACCTGCAAATGGATTAATCGTGGGAGACGATTTTTATGAAAATGCAAAATCCCTTGAAGAATATTCGTTTAAGAAAGTGAGTGGTGGATTAATGGATGAAGAGTATGGGTTTATTGCATACATAGTTAGCAAGAAATAA
- a CDS encoding universal stress protein, giving the protein MAKFTKILVPLDGSKNSMRGLDRAIEIANASNAEITGYYVFHLPFAAGIKYTKKMKDEAQDRAVKAIGPAMRKCENAGAKFKYQTGGGGNTGELITKFAQKGKYDMIVIGARGLSGVKEKFLGSVSNHVMHESKVPVLVVK; this is encoded by the coding sequence ATGGCAAAATTCACCAAAATTTTAGTTCCACTTGATGGCTCAAAGAACTCTATGAGAGGATTAGATAGAGCAATAGAGATTGCTAATGCAAGTAATGCAGAGATTACCGGTTACTATGTATTTCATTTACCCTTTGCTGCAGGCATAAAATACACCAAAAAAATGAAGGATGAGGCACAAGATAGAGCGGTAAAGGCAATTGGTCCGGCAATGAGGAAATGCGAAAATGCAGGTGCAAAATTCAAGTATCAAACGGGCGGTGGAGGAAATACTGGAGAGTTGATTACTAAATTTGCTCAGAAGGGAAAATACGACATGATAGTAATTGGTGCCAGAGGACTAAGCGGAGTCAAAGAAAAATTCCTTGGTAGTGTGTCTAATCATGTCATGCATGAATCAAAGGTGCCAGTTTTAGTAGTAAAATAA
- a CDS encoding lactate dehydrogenase, whose amino-acid sequence MISIIGSGRVGSALAFLCASNTLDDIVLVNKTESEAIGEAMDISNAIPKNSSITISGTSDFSKIRNSEIVVITASSGTYLKSRTEMIGQQVKMLQEISSEVVKFAPNSKVVVVSNPLDVLTYVFLRESKFPKNKVLGVASSLDSSRFQLLLAEELKANQSEIKDAIVLGEHGDSMVPVFSRAMCKDTPVEDLLSEEQKKSITLKLIGYWKKLRDYKARSVFGIAKNTYDVLESISKDKQISIPASVLLEGQYGISDVCIGIPVKISKNGVDGINEIKLSDFELDSLKKSAKIVKEYL is encoded by the coding sequence ATGATTTCTATAATTGGTAGTGGTCGGGTCGGATCTGCCCTTGCATTTCTTTGTGCCAGCAATACACTTGATGATATAGTCTTGGTCAATAAAACTGAGAGTGAGGCTATAGGTGAGGCGATGGATATCTCAAATGCCATTCCAAAAAATTCTTCAATAACAATTTCTGGAACTAGTGATTTTTCAAAAATAAGAAATTCCGAGATTGTGGTAATAACTGCAAGTAGTGGTACTTATCTTAAAAGTAGAACCGAGATGATCGGCCAGCAGGTAAAAATGTTGCAAGAAATTTCATCAGAGGTAGTAAAATTTGCTCCAAATTCCAAAGTTGTCGTTGTATCAAATCCTCTTGATGTTCTGACATATGTTTTTCTTAGAGAATCAAAATTTCCAAAGAACAAAGTTCTAGGAGTTGCATCCAGTCTTGACTCAAGTAGATTTCAATTACTGCTTGCTGAGGAATTAAAAGCAAATCAATCAGAGATTAAGGATGCTATAGTTTTAGGAGAACATGGGGATTCTATGGTACCAGTTTTTTCTCGTGCAATGTGTAAAGACACTCCAGTAGAAGATCTTCTAAGTGAAGAACAAAAAAAATCCATTACCTTAAAGTTAATTGGCTACTGGAAAAAGCTAAGAGACTATAAAGCAAGATCTGTTTTTGGAATTGCAAAGAATACCTACGATGTTTTAGAATCTATAAGTAAAGATAAACAAATTTCAATTCCAGCATCAGTGTTACTGGAAGGTCAGTATGGAATATCAGATGTCTGTATTGGGATACCGGTAAAAATTAGTAAAAATGGAGTAGATGGTATTAATGAAATCAAATTATCAGATTTTGAGCTAGATTCATTGAAAAAATCTGCCAAAATAGTAAAGGAGTACTTGTAG
- a CDS encoding ArsR family transcriptional regulator: protein MQTLVVGTKIEQDERKDAILTVMSDKYCRAILESTMDKPKSAMEISADAKIPISTVYRRLQTLHDNRLLGISGSISDDGKKYFLYKSKVKAITTHFNGNYVEIEVVPNKPQN from the coding sequence ATGCAAACATTAGTTGTAGGCACAAAAATAGAGCAAGACGAAAGAAAGGATGCTATCCTGACTGTAATGTCTGACAAGTACTGCAGAGCAATCCTAGAATCAACCATGGATAAACCAAAATCTGCAATGGAGATTAGCGCTGATGCAAAAATTCCAATAAGCACAGTCTATAGAAGATTACAGACCCTTCATGATAACCGACTATTGGGAATATCTGGCTCTATTAGTGATGATGGAAAAAAATACTTTCTTTACAAAAGCAAAGTAAAAGCAATCACGACCCATTTTAATGGGAATTATGTAGAAATAGAAGTCGTTCCTAACAAACCACAAAATTAG
- a CDS encoding CBS domain-containing protein: MEQKYTSPVLTVDPNDSIFQTLQKMQLNFIKRVVVAVDNKPVGIVTERDINHYLENDKTAKALDEIPIKNVMEKNIISITDGQDDRFNQCSTRMETFKIGSVIMVNQDGELIGIVSKTDITKAFSVVYGGKYKVKDYMNEKVITCRKSDSLKFALSMMNNNHISRLVVTNEDGTPLGLISTNTFLTHSDYFSKGQTRSRDYLLSVNNQDLRVEDLLDDELLTVEPEEDLATAAGMMIKNKVGGIPVVSDKKLVGIVTKDDIVKAFSVVGSHEYLRSKYKEFY, translated from the coding sequence ATGGAGCAAAAGTATACTTCACCAGTTCTTACTGTAGATCCAAACGATTCCATTTTCCAAACATTACAAAAAATGCAGCTGAATTTTATCAAGCGTGTCGTAGTTGCTGTTGATAACAAGCCAGTTGGAATTGTCACTGAACGTGATATCAATCATTATCTTGAGAATGACAAGACTGCAAAAGCATTGGATGAAATTCCTATCAAAAATGTGATGGAGAAAAATATTATATCAATTACTGACGGTCAAGATGATCGTTTTAACCAGTGCTCCACTAGAATGGAGACATTCAAAATTGGTTCTGTAATTATGGTTAACCAAGATGGAGAATTAATTGGCATCGTAAGCAAGACCGACATTACAAAAGCATTTTCCGTAGTATACGGAGGAAAATACAAAGTCAAAGACTACATGAATGAAAAAGTCATCACATGCAGAAAATCTGACTCTCTAAAATTTGCATTAAGCATGATGAATAATAATCATATTTCACGGCTGGTAGTTACTAATGAAGATGGGACTCCGTTAGGACTTATTTCTACAAATACATTTCTTACGCATAGCGATTACTTTTCTAAAGGCCAAACACGTTCACGAGACTACCTTCTTTCTGTAAATAATCAGGATTTGCGCGTTGAGGATCTTCTTGATGATGAATTGCTAACCGTAGAGCCTGAGGAAGATTTAGCTACAGCAGCAGGAATGATGATTAAAAACAAAGTAGGAGGAATTCCTGTGGTAAGCGACAAAAAATTAGTTGGAATAGTAACTAAGGATGACATTGTCAAAGCATTTTCTGTAGTTGGTTCTCATGAGTACCTCCGTTCAAAATACAAGGAATTTTACTAG
- a CDS encoding universal stress protein, translating into MVTKIKKILVPLDGSKNAIRGLDDAIYLARQCHAKITGLYILPVPAVYALHPIGFIKTELNKEAKKFLNDAKKRCAKKGILFDSKIIGGDPGYDIVRFSNSKKYDLIVIGARGQSHLKQVFLGSVSNYVLHKSKMPVLIVK; encoded by the coding sequence ATGGTAACTAAAATCAAAAAAATCCTTGTTCCCCTTGATGGGTCAAAAAATGCTATACGAGGATTAGATGACGCAATTTACTTGGCAAGACAATGTCATGCAAAAATTACCGGCCTATACATTTTACCAGTACCTGCAGTTTATGCTCTACACCCAATAGGATTTATCAAAACTGAATTGAATAAGGAGGCAAAGAAATTTCTTAACGACGCAAAAAAACGATGCGCAAAAAAAGGAATCCTATTTGATTCCAAAATAATTGGAGGAGATCCTGGATATGACATAGTTAGATTCTCTAATAGTAAAAAATATGATCTGATAGTTATTGGAGCCAGGGGACAAAGCCATCTTAAACAAGTCTTCCTAGGCAGTGTATCAAATTACGTATTGCACAAATCCAAGATGCCTGTTCTTATTGTCAAATGA
- a CDS encoding phosphoribosyltransferase: MIEDRTVAGKMLAEKLNKIVSNPIVLAVPRGGVIVGHEIAIKLGCPLDVIIAKKITPPDNPEYAIGAIVHDGTLYKGPNWEYYSSTNDFAKEIENKKIEVIRRLEIYRGNADYALDKKTVILVDDGIATGATIFAILNWLKKMRPREIILAIPVIPQSTFEVLQNHTQRIIFLEKPVDFVAVGQFFNNFEQVSDNEVKIILSKYR, encoded by the coding sequence ATGATTGAGGACAGAACTGTGGCAGGCAAAATGCTTGCGGAAAAATTAAACAAAATTGTTTCTAATCCAATTGTTTTAGCGGTTCCTAGAGGTGGAGTGATTGTAGGACATGAAATAGCAATAAAACTTGGATGTCCACTCGATGTTATAATAGCCAAGAAAATCACTCCTCCAGATAATCCAGAATATGCAATTGGAGCTATAGTTCATGATGGTACATTATACAAAGGACCCAACTGGGAGTATTATTCCAGCACAAATGATTTTGCAAAAGAAATAGAGAATAAAAAAATCGAGGTTATTCGCCGATTAGAAATTTATCGAGGAAATGCAGATTATGCTCTTGATAAAAAAACTGTAATTTTGGTTGATGATGGAATAGCTACAGGCGCTACAATTTTTGCCATTCTGAATTGGCTTAAAAAAATGAGGCCTAGAGAAATAATACTGGCTATTCCGGTGATACCGCAAAGCACATTTGAAGTGTTACAGAATCATACTCAAAGAATCATATTTTTAGAAAAACCAGTTGATTTTGTAGCGGTAGGCCAGTTTTTCAATAACTTTGAGCAAGTTTCTGATAATGAAGTAAAAATCATACTCTCCAAATATCGTTAA
- a CDS encoding transcriptional regulator — MKKIEAIIKRANFPIISGELERIGITIIDRRNLEDSKISKPRSGSRAGFTSLMAVPLSKVELVVSDKQARKVVEIISKKSGLSSDSEGKIFISEMTEVVDMQTMEGKKDLEESTSERKEKSKRSRLIPLQKYTLLKLEKIYEENAELLKTDYRIRSFSDFVNFCIMGYLPTLEKQLKHPTIIYNDKFGQI; from the coding sequence TTGAAGAAGATTGAGGCTATAATTAAACGAGCAAATTTCCCTATTATTAGTGGTGAATTAGAAAGAATTGGTATTACAATTATTGATAGACGAAACCTTGAGGACAGTAAGATCTCAAAACCTAGGAGTGGTTCTAGAGCAGGCTTTACTAGCTTAATGGCAGTCCCATTATCAAAAGTCGAGTTAGTTGTTTCTGATAAGCAAGCAAGAAAGGTTGTTGAAATTATATCAAAAAAATCCGGACTATCAAGTGACTCTGAGGGAAAGATCTTCATCTCTGAGATGACCGAAGTTGTAGATATGCAGACAATGGAGGGCAAAAAAGACCTTGAAGAAAGTACATCAGAAAGAAAAGAAAAATCCAAACGCAGTAGGCTAATCCCATTACAAAAATACACATTATTGAAACTAGAAAAAATCTATGAAGAAAATGCTGAGCTTCTAAAAACAGATTATAGAATAAGATCATTTAGTGATTTTGTTAATTTTTGCATAATGGGTTATCTACCTACATTAGAAAAACAGCTAAAACATCCAACAATTATTTACAATGATAAATTTGGACAAATCTAG
- a CDS encoding P-II family nitrogen regulator has translation MLRIQVLLGNNDVMAISEALKKVPVGGLTVSKMKGRGKNPGPEIHASKGTEVFVPQFTEKYVIELIIPESKEDTVIELIKKNAKVGKIFVSPILRAIDIGSGDEGESVI, from the coding sequence ATGCTCAGAATACAAGTCCTGCTTGGAAATAACGATGTGATGGCAATAAGTGAGGCGTTAAAGAAAGTTCCAGTTGGAGGCCTTACAGTATCCAAGATGAAAGGACGTGGAAAGAATCCAGGTCCAGAAATTCACGCATCAAAGGGAACTGAAGTGTTTGTACCACAGTTTACTGAAAAGTATGTAATTGAGCTAATAATTCCTGAATCAAAGGAAGATACAGTAATAGAATTAATCAAGAAAAATGCCAAAGTTGGCAAGATCTTTGTTTCTCCGATTCTTCGTGCAATCGATATTGGTAGCGGGGATGAGGGAGAATCAGTAATCTAG
- a CDS encoding ammonium transporter — protein sequence MAIDTGDTAWMLVAGSLVLLMIPALGMFESGLMRKKNTVSVFMQIFFGLALLSVMWFAFGFSLSFGPDTMGVVGNLDWTFLRGIASDGPLEQYAPTIPGMLFVKFQLMFAAITPLLLTGVIAERMKFSSFIIFIAAWSMLIYYPLVHWVWGGGWLAQMGVVDFAGGIVIHTSVGMGALAAALVLGRRRHYGPSIMVPHSIPLAVIGSSLLWLGWFGFNAGSALASGGLAGNTVIVTHLASSVSALIWVGLSWMRTGKPSVIAAVNGAIAGLAGITPASGFVSVEHSFVIGIAIGIASYSGVVLFKEKLKIDDALDVSSVHGVAGIIGSLAIGIFASSMINPSGPDGFLFGNPDQMLPQAIGVGVAAALGFGGTWIIMQVIKHLIGIRVTPEVEDAGLDISEHAESAYSDEEEFRLDMDDYVKDKEESDEFFFKKR from the coding sequence ATGGCAATTGATACGGGGGATACAGCGTGGATGCTTGTTGCCGGTTCTTTAGTACTTTTGATGATTCCAGCATTAGGAATGTTCGAATCTGGATTAATGAGAAAGAAAAACACTGTATCTGTTTTTATGCAGATCTTCTTTGGTTTAGCTCTTCTTAGTGTAATGTGGTTTGCATTTGGATTTAGTCTATCATTTGGTCCTGATACCATGGGCGTAGTTGGAAATCTTGATTGGACCTTCCTCAGAGGAATAGCATCTGATGGGCCATTGGAACAATATGCTCCAACAATTCCTGGCATGCTATTTGTTAAATTTCAGTTAATGTTTGCAGCGATTACTCCGCTTCTATTAACCGGTGTTATTGCTGAGAGAATGAAGTTTAGTTCTTTTATCATCTTTATTGCCGCATGGTCGATGCTGATCTATTATCCTCTTGTCCATTGGGTATGGGGTGGCGGATGGTTAGCACAGATGGGTGTTGTTGACTTTGCAGGAGGAATTGTTATTCACACAAGTGTAGGTATGGGTGCTCTTGCTGCAGCATTAGTTCTTGGAAGGAGAAGGCATTATGGTCCTTCGATAATGGTTCCACATAGTATTCCACTTGCTGTAATTGGTTCTTCATTATTGTGGCTTGGCTGGTTTGGGTTTAATGCTGGAAGTGCACTTGCTTCAGGTGGACTGGCAGGTAACACTGTAATTGTAACTCATTTAGCTTCTTCAGTATCTGCCCTCATTTGGGTGGGACTATCTTGGATGAGAACTGGAAAACCAAGCGTAATTGCGGCCGTAAACGGTGCGATTGCTGGCTTGGCAGGAATTACACCCGCCTCGGGATTCGTTAGCGTTGAGCACTCTTTTGTAATTGGTATTGCAATCGGAATTGCATCCTATTCTGGAGTTGTTCTATTCAAAGAAAAATTAAAGATTGATGATGCACTAGATGTAAGCTCTGTTCACGGAGTTGCTGGAATAATTGGTTCTTTAGCAATTGGTATCTTTGCAAGTTCTATGATAAATCCAAGCGGACCAGACGGCTTCTTGTTTGGAAACCCTGATCAAATGTTACCTCAAGCAATAGGTGTTGGAGTTGCAGCTGCACTTGGGTTTGGAGGTACCTGGATAATCATGCAAGTGATAAAACACCTTATTGGAATTCGAGTCACGCCAGAAGTCGAAGATGCTGGACTAGACATCAGTGAACATGCAGAGTCTGCGTATTCTGATGAGGAGGAATTTAGATTAGACATGGATGATTATGTTAAAGACAAAGAAGAATCTGATGAATTCTTCTTTAAAAAACGATAA
- a CDS encoding CBS domain-containing protein, producing MSFQMLNDPVSRFTHLHMISVSHDVSVTDAAKELDKQKTDSILVHENNDLIGIVTLKDILTKVVAKGKNPNEIKVGDIANKPLLKIHKDSKVKDALKLMKQHDIRRLIVTNDERPIGIISRKVVIGNMGEYSVDMPELEIPEKVTCPYCSSEFSEKKALSKHIDDIHIGKGLLEGNLSKA from the coding sequence ATGTCGTTTCAAATGTTAAATGATCCCGTATCGCGATTTACTCACCTTCATATGATCTCTGTTTCCCACGATGTCTCTGTCACTGATGCTGCTAAAGAGTTGGATAAGCAGAAGACCGACAGTATACTAGTCCATGAAAATAATGATCTTATAGGAATTGTTACACTCAAAGATATCCTGACAAAGGTTGTGGCTAAAGGAAAAAACCCAAATGAAATTAAAGTTGGCGACATTGCAAATAAACCTCTTCTAAAAATTCACAAAGATTCCAAAGTCAAGGATGCTCTCAAATTAATGAAACAGCATGATATTCGAAGACTAATTGTTACAAATGATGAACGACCAATCGGTATTATTTCAAGAAAAGTGGTGATTGGAAATATGGGTGAATATTCAGTTGATATGCCAGAACTTGAGATTCCTGAAAAGGTAACATGTCCTTACTGCTCATCTGAATTCTCAGAGAAAAAAGCCCTATCAAAGCACATTGATGACATACATATTGGAAAAGGCCTGCTAGAAGGAAATCTGTCCAAAGCATAA
- a CDS encoding Hsp20/alpha crystallin family protein produces MTKVQKAKKQAQISPFWRTGWTDIDRAFDNLRRDLERSFASFPPMPKMPESTCDVIDEGKQFRIKLDVPGVKKNEIELNVTDNSVEISAEHKEESEEKKKNYLTKERKQVSFYRTIPLTEKVIAGSAKAKLTDGVLDVIIPKVTPTSKPKKTSISVQ; encoded by the coding sequence ATGACCAAAGTTCAAAAAGCAAAAAAACAGGCACAGATTTCGCCCTTTTGGCGAACAGGCTGGACAGATATTGACAGAGCTTTTGACAACTTACGCAGGGATTTAGAGAGATCTTTCGCATCATTTCCTCCAATGCCAAAGATGCCTGAATCAACCTGTGACGTAATTGATGAAGGAAAACAATTTCGTATAAAGTTGGATGTTCCTGGAGTTAAGAAAAATGAAATAGAACTAAACGTTACTGATAATTCTGTAGAAATTTCTGCAGAGCACAAGGAAGAATCTGAGGAGAAAAAAAAGAATTATCTTACAAAAGAACGAAAGCAGGTTTCATTTTACAGAACAATTCCATTAACAGAAAAAGTAATTGCTGGAAGTGCTAAAGCAAAGCTTACAGATGGAGTTTTAGATGTAATAATTCCTAAAGTGACTCCAACATCAAAACCAAAAAAGACATCAATATCAGTCCAATAA